A single genomic interval of candidate division TA06 bacterium harbors:
- a CDS encoding heme ABC transporter ATP-binding protein, whose protein sequence is MIQVKGLSYSYGPLKALNDVSFSLPKGKVVGLLGPNGSGKSTLCLSLGGMLDKKGSSGEINISGQDLESFAPEELALKMAVVFQDNLFSFDFTAYEIVLMGRSPYLRPLQPEGPEDHRIAEQAMRECDCFEFKDRPIRSLSGGERQRVVLARALAQTTSVLLLDEPTNHLDLKHQKQILSLVRELAESKGVLSVVVLHDLNLAGQFCDHLLLLDQGRLVTQGTPEEVLTPENLNPVYQINVHKISHPVTGRPQIII, encoded by the coding sequence ATGATACAAGTAAAAGGCCTTTCATATAGCTATGGCCCGTTAAAGGCATTGAATGATGTCAGTTTTTCCCTGCCAAAGGGAAAGGTGGTGGGCCTGCTGGGCCCCAACGGGTCCGGCAAAAGCACCCTCTGCCTGAGCTTAGGCGGAATGCTGGATAAAAAAGGATCTTCAGGAGAAATAAATATATCCGGCCAAGACCTGGAAAGTTTTGCCCCGGAAGAGCTGGCCCTGAAGATGGCCGTGGTCTTCCAGGACAATTTGTTCTCCTTTGACTTCACCGCTTACGAGATCGTGCTGATGGGCCGCAGCCCCTACTTAAGGCCACTCCAGCCCGAAGGACCGGAAGACCACCGGATCGCCGAACAAGCCATGCGAGAATGCGACTGTTTTGAGTTTAAAGACCGGCCCATCAGGAGCCTTTCCGGCGGCGAGCGCCAGCGGGTGGTGCTGGCCCGGGCTTTGGCTCAGACTACATCGGTCCTGTTGCTGGACGAGCCCACCAACCACCTGGACCTGAAGCACCAGAAACAGATCCTGTCTCTGGTTAGGGAACTGGCCGAGTCCAAAGGAGTGTTGTCGGTGGTGGTTCTGCACGACCTGAACCTGGCCGGACAGTTCTGCGACCACCTGTTGCTGCTGGACCAAGGCCGATTGGTAACGCAGGGAACTCCGGAGGAAGTGCTGACGCCGGAGAACTTGAACCCGGTCTACCAGATCAATGTCCATAAGATATCCCATCCTGTGACCGGACGCCCCCAGATAATAATTTAA
- a CDS encoding YezD family protein — protein sequence MPEKNKNFSDTKILDEILAAIHNINYGEILITIHDSKIVQIEKREKRRFIPKGGT from the coding sequence ATGCCGGAAAAAAATAAAAATTTCTCTGATACAAAAATACTGGATGAAATACTCGCCGCTATACATAACATCAACTATGGCGAGATACTGATAACCATTCATGACTCCAAAATCGTTCAGATAGAAAAGAGGGAGAAAAGAAGATTTATTCCGAAAGGAGGGACTTGA
- a CDS encoding TonB-dependent receptor codes for MLFSLITIILISSASPDSAAIAPAIADSTADSIAVLDSTAAVKTKEMKDSLAVYMLKGMVVTATRTPLAERSAPASVSVIEPEPLTPNVDAANRLSQTAGASLGGNGGLGSALALSIRGAATNQVLYLLDGLPVNSAQNGSYDLNRILSQAERIEIVRGPASSLYGANAAAGVVNIITRDSKQLKPYSKINFEKGGYGSQVWEAMVSRPLTQWASISMGATWKKTGGQRVNSDYDGTNYFLDLFAQPYSKIETKLRYQEYKSQNGVPGSLLDPSYTDRQKDWGKDLSIKVSYDQNSFVAVSRNSIENMSYSSVDSRNYTLQTNVDGQYQHSWMPQMTTTAGAGYQMVESDISNVGTPEVHHQAAFLIQQMEPLKGFLLVGSVRYDKDFAYPAQTSPSVSLNYGFFEGLNFYASYGRAFRAPTLNELYWKDDTWMMYGNPDLKPERSSQLEAGIKTEIMEISASLSVFQRNTLDLIIWDYDPLTWVSKTTNLGKTISQGVELQAGRTLFNLVTLGLNYTYCLTVQDTVGRPGLPFKPQHIANGSITINDIQIVPDLKLGWKFWSQYSDIQWDNMYNQILPRYIVSNQVLSLKIADARVYYKVENLFNANYQTRYGYPMPRRTQSFGVTLELWD; via the coding sequence ATGTTGTTCTCACTGATTACAATTATATTAATATCCTCAGCTAGCCCCGACAGCGCTGCCATTGCCCCGGCCATTGCTGACAGCACGGCCGATTCGATAGCCGTTTTGGACAGCACAGCCGCCGTTAAGACCAAAGAGATGAAGGATTCCCTGGCGGTCTATATGCTTAAGGGAATGGTGGTCACCGCCACCCGGACCCCGCTGGCCGAGCGTTCGGCCCCGGCCTCGGTGTCGGTGATCGAGCCCGAACCCCTGACCCCGAATGTGGACGCAGCCAACCGACTATCCCAGACCGCCGGAGCGTCCCTGGGCGGCAACGGCGGCCTGGGCAGCGCCCTGGCGCTTTCCATCCGGGGGGCGGCCACCAACCAGGTGCTTTACCTGCTGGACGGTTTGCCGGTCAATTCGGCCCAGAACGGGTCTTACGACCTCAACCGGATATTGAGCCAGGCCGAAAGGATCGAGATCGTGCGGGGGCCAGCCTCCAGCCTTTACGGGGCCAATGCCGCGGCCGGGGTGGTCAACATCATCACCCGGGATTCCAAACAACTAAAGCCGTATTCCAAGATAAATTTTGAAAAAGGCGGCTACGGTTCCCAGGTTTGGGAGGCCATGGTCTCAAGACCTTTGACCCAATGGGCCTCCATCTCCATGGGCGCCACCTGGAAGAAGACCGGCGGACAACGGGTCAATTCCGACTACGATGGAACAAATTACTTCCTGGACCTGTTCGCCCAACCATACTCCAAGATCGAGACAAAGCTGCGTTATCAGGAGTATAAGTCCCAGAACGGTGTGCCGGGCTCGCTGCTTGATCCTTCCTATACCGACCGGCAGAAGGATTGGGGAAAGGATCTAAGTATAAAGGTCAGCTACGACCAGAACAGCTTTGTGGCCGTCTCCCGCAATTCCATCGAGAACATGAGTTATTCCTCTGTTGACAGCCGCAACTACACCCTCCAGACCAATGTGGACGGCCAATATCAGCATTCATGGATGCCCCAGATGACCACCACGGCGGGGGCCGGTTACCAGATGGTGGAAAGCGACATCTCCAATGTGGGAACGCCGGAAGTTCATCATCAAGCCGCCTTCCTGATCCAACAGATGGAGCCGTTAAAAGGCTTTTTGCTGGTGGGCAGTGTCAGGTACGACAAGGATTTTGCCTACCCGGCCCAGACCTCGCCCTCTGTTTCGCTTAACTACGGCTTTTTTGAAGGCTTGAATTTTTACGCCAGCTACGGCCGGGCATTTCGGGCCCCGACCCTGAACGAGCTTTACTGGAAGGACGACACCTGGATGATGTACGGCAATCCGGATCTCAAGCCCGAGAGATCCAGCCAGCTCGAAGCCGGGATAAAGACGGAGATTATGGAGATTTCGGCTTCCCTGTCCGTCTTCCAAAGGAACACGCTTGACCTTATCATCTGGGATTATGATCCTTTGACCTGGGTGTCCAAAACCACCAATCTGGGCAAGACCATATCCCAGGGAGTTGAACTGCAGGCCGGCCGCACTCTTTTTAACCTGGTCACTTTGGGCCTGAACTATACCTATTGTTTGACGGTTCAGGACACCGTGGGCCGGCCCGGTCTTCCCTTTAAGCCACAGCATATCGCCAACGGTTCCATCACCATCAACGATATTCAGATCGTGCCCGACCTGAAGCTGGGCTGGAAGTTCTGGTCCCAGTATTCCGACATCCAATGGGACAATATGTACAACCAGATCCTTCCCCGTTACATAGTCAGCAACCAGGTACTTTCACTAAAGATCGCCGACGCCCGGGTCTATTACAAGGTGGAAAATCTGTTCAACGCCAATTACCAGACCCGCTACGGCTATCCCATGCCCCGCCGCACCCAGTCGTTCGGGGTAACCCTGGAGCTGTGGGATTAA
- a CDS encoding phosphoribosylglycinamide formyltransferase: protein MEQKLKIACLVSGGGTNLQAIIDNIEAGKLKAEIAAVISNIPGAGALERAKKHGLPAFVINHKDFASRELFDRELAAIIDRQGATLVCLCGFMRIFSPFFVEHYPGRVINIHPALLPDFGGKGFYGHRVHEAVLAAGRTVSGCTVHFVDREVDHGPIILQRTVPVLVDDTPETLAERVLNEEHKAYSQAIELFAQNRLEIKDRKVLIKP, encoded by the coding sequence ATGGAACAGAAATTAAAGATAGCCTGCCTGGTCTCGGGCGGGGGCACCAACCTTCAGGCCATCATCGACAACATCGAAGCCGGAAAACTGAAGGCGGAAATTGCCGCCGTGATCTCCAACATCCCCGGGGCCGGAGCCTTGGAACGGGCTAAAAAACACGGCCTGCCGGCTTTTGTGATCAATCACAAGGACTTTGCATCCCGCGAGCTGTTCGACCGGGAACTGGCCGCCATCATCGACCGGCAGGGGGCGACCCTGGTCTGTCTCTGCGGGTTCATGAGGATCTTCAGCCCCTTCTTCGTGGAGCATTATCCCGGCCGGGTCATCAACATCCACCCCGCCCTGCTGCCCGACTTCGGCGGCAAGGGTTTTTACGGCCACAGGGTCCACGAGGCGGTGCTGGCTGCGGGCAGGACTGTATCCGGCTGTACCGTCCACTTCGTGGACAGAGAAGTGGACCACGGCCCCATCATCCTCCAGCGCACCGTGCCGGTCCTTGTTGACGATACCCCGGAGACCCTGGCCGAAAGGGTTTTGAATGAAGAACACAAAGCCTATTCCCAGGCTATCGAGCTCTTTGCCCAGAACCGGCTGGAGATAAAGGACAGAAAGGTCCTGATAAAACCATGA
- the lnt gene encoding apolipoprotein N-acyltransferase: MIQKRSLQFMLAGLTSLLLFSTFPLLTIWPLAFVCLIPLMSAVKGLSARKTFLLSWLSGTLFYIGLLHWIVFNPAVEGWVKPLLYLGVVLIGFYLSLYFALSFALAKWLAARTRMPFWAWLAICIPTLDLLRSQGLLGFPWGSLGYALVPWTNGIQMASLTGVYGLTCWTVLINGLLFGLGSRIWGQRAGLPETLRKPKTIAMALGLVLLLVLPPWLGSIAVRSVEKLSLTSPRLNTVLIQGNIQQGMRWDREFQRFNFEEYKRLTLDASAQKVGLVVWPETALPFYLRFQPHYGNQMRQLADQTNSLILTGTPDMAVDESQKELYYNAAFLFAPGRGLLGSYAKSRLVPFGERFPLKDRIPFLKNVNFGEGEWTAGSDTIVFETPEAALSCLICFESIFPEISRHQVNKGSILLVNITNDGWFGRSGAAMQHAQMAVLRAVENRRAVARCANSGISMFILPTGKVIQPTPLYQQTVTVESLPLLGIRTFYSRFGDLFQYGLILLIAIGVLIPLVKKTRS, encoded by the coding sequence ATGATCCAAAAACGATCCCTGCAATTCATGTTAGCAGGTCTCACCAGCCTGCTTTTATTTTCGACCTTCCCCCTGTTGACGATCTGGCCCCTGGCCTTCGTCTGCCTGATCCCCCTGATGTCCGCGGTCAAAGGGCTTTCGGCCAGAAAGACCTTCCTGCTCTCCTGGCTTTCGGGAACGCTCTTTTACATCGGCCTGCTGCACTGGATAGTCTTCAACCCGGCGGTGGAGGGCTGGGTAAAACCCCTGCTCTATCTGGGGGTAGTGCTGATCGGCTTCTACCTCTCGCTCTATTTTGCCCTAAGCTTTGCCCTGGCCAAATGGCTGGCCGCCAGGACCAGGATGCCCTTCTGGGCCTGGCTGGCAATATGCATCCCTACGCTTGATCTTCTGCGCAGCCAGGGGCTTTTGGGATTTCCCTGGGGCAGCCTGGGATACGCGCTTGTCCCCTGGACAAACGGGATCCAGATGGCCTCGCTGACCGGAGTTTACGGCCTGACCTGCTGGACGGTGCTTATAAACGGCCTGCTCTTTGGTCTGGGATCAAGAATATGGGGCCAGCGGGCCGGTTTGCCAGAAACATTAAGAAAGCCCAAAACGATTGCAATGGCCCTGGGTTTGGTTTTGCTGCTGGTGCTGCCCCCCTGGCTGGGAAGCATAGCCGTCCGCTCGGTGGAAAAACTGTCTTTAACCTCTCCCCGGTTGAATACCGTTTTGATCCAGGGCAACATCCAGCAGGGTATGCGCTGGGACCGGGAATTCCAGCGTTTCAACTTTGAGGAATACAAAAGACTGACACTGGACGCCTCTGCCCAAAAGGTTGGCCTGGTGGTCTGGCCGGAAACGGCCCTGCCGTTCTACCTGCGATTTCAACCCCATTACGGCAACCAGATGCGGCAGCTGGCGGATCAGACAAATTCCCTGATCCTGACCGGGACCCCGGATATGGCCGTGGATGAAAGCCAAAAGGAACTGTATTACAACGCCGCCTTCCTCTTTGCCCCTGGCCGGGGGTTGTTGGGCAGTTACGCCAAGAGCCGGCTGGTGCCCTTCGGCGAAAGGTTTCCATTAAAGGACAGGATCCCGTTTTTAAAGAACGTCAATTTCGGCGAGGGGGAGTGGACCGCGGGCTCCGACACCATTGTGTTTGAAACGCCGGAGGCCGCCCTGTCCTGCCTGATCTGCTTCGAGTCCATCTTCCCGGAAATATCCCGGCATCAGGTGAACAAAGGCTCAATACTTCTGGTCAATATTACCAACGACGGCTGGTTCGGGCGCTCCGGGGCCGCCATGCAGCACGCCCAGATGGCCGTCCTGCGGGCGGTGGAGAACCGCCGGGCCGTGGCCCGCTGCGCCAACTCAGGAATATCCATGTTCATCCTGCCTACGGGAAAAGTGATCCAGCCCACCCCGCTTTATCAACAGACGGTGACGGTGGAGTCCCTTCCGTTATTGGGCATCAGGACCTTTTACAGCCGTTTCGGGGATTTGTTCCAGTATGGTCTGATCCTGCTGATCGCCATTGGAGTTTTGATCCCATTGGTCAAAAAAACGCGGTCTTAA
- a CDS encoding TonB family protein, which produces MKNIFWLLPLAGALLGFAASYLALYLKLKLAPVPGYTRATYRAIETFDLKSALFSTALLMVLAMGAAGGYPVIRNLLQPEPAEPEGGTKVIIPMLRDSLIRMIPQPKSVDPNKNAEPQDLGLIKRPALASRIVLVDDNASDTTEFDDRTNNDIVNSFSNRNSPATDSLIKNAVIDSNSDLPKPGDYVAYSISPAPLNVLRPVYPSICRTMGAEGKVTLHVLVDKGGQVAKVRVLKSSGNEALDEAAMEALKASTFSRPCREISRWRSG; this is translated from the coding sequence ATGAAGAACATATTCTGGCTGTTACCGCTGGCTGGAGCCCTGCTGGGGTTCGCCGCAAGTTACCTGGCCCTTTACCTGAAGCTCAAACTGGCCCCCGTTCCCGGCTACACCAGGGCCACCTACCGGGCCATCGAAACCTTTGACCTGAAGTCGGCCCTTTTCAGCACCGCGCTTCTGATGGTCCTGGCCATGGGAGCGGCCGGCGGTTATCCGGTCATCCGGAACCTGCTGCAGCCGGAGCCGGCGGAGCCGGAAGGCGGGACGAAGGTTATCATCCCGATGCTCAGGGACTCCCTGATCCGGATGATCCCCCAGCCCAAGTCGGTTGACCCCAATAAGAATGCGGAACCCCAGGATCTGGGCCTGATCAAGCGCCCGGCCCTTGCCAGCCGGATAGTTTTGGTGGATGACAACGCTTCCGACACCACCGAGTTTGACGACCGGACCAACAATGACATAGTGAACTCCTTTTCCAACCGGAACAGTCCGGCCACCGACAGCCTGATCAAGAACGCAGTCATCGACAGCAACTCCGATCTGCCCAAGCCCGGAGATTATGTGGCCTATAGCATATCGCCCGCCCCCCTGAATGTACTCCGGCCGGTCTACCCCTCCATCTGCCGGACCATGGGGGCCGAGGGCAAGGTCACGCTCCATGTGCTGGTGGACAAAGGCGGCCAGGTGGCCAAGGTCAGGGTGCTTAAAAGCTCGGGCAACGAGGCCCTGGACGAGGCGGCCATGGAGGCATTAAAAGCCTCCACCTTTTCCCGGCCCTGCAGGGAGATAAGCCGGTGGCGGTCTGGCTGA
- a CDS encoding PD-(D/E)XK nuclease family protein has protein sequence MSRSFLLPQGAGVVDFVSSLINATGRGSEQALVVFPNRRPVMALARQLATQRGQTIMAPRGSSIDDWINDEALRLGFAGRRIEAADGAALIYRMHPECRLPGGKDRLSIEDFLTWGFTLFADFEELKIEEIEPKDLESVQALALEPMPESFGRQLNHLGQWYGDFYRELSEQGLATRASTYNWLARNIQGTDLSGHSIVVLAGFYALSKTEQRIFKELLKRENTVLVLREGPGMERTLGQLGVKPEIIPGSPGHPVISYLAAGDSHGQVMAANQVINPGDDLSRTVLALPREDTVFPVIQHLLPRLDGDWNISMGYPLKRTPLYGLVQVLAQAHEGRDGENYFLPHYLSLMLHPYVKNLSFGEASYPTRILLHGLEEELNRSSRRLVSPAWIESDPGLKKKLSRRLAGLLEQGYELDKLYAHLSWIHGLVLKPFEKITSVADLAAKMEALVTGVAGRSPVNQHPYADRFFYQMTGVLQAMKASLLSGESFGNIRTYFGLLEHFAAQVKVPFSGDSYQGLQVLGFLETRNLNFSRVIVLDANEGVIPAGDGVDTILPQALRLELKLPTRKDRELIEQYHFINLIRGAKEAVLCYGQGEGAQRSRFIEQLVWEQEQKERKPGLVGDQLVHFRSSFFQQPPQPIIKTAEMTEIASRLVYSATMLDCYLNCGLRFCYRYLMRIKEKEQAAQDVEASEVGTLVHLVLDRFFKGKMGHEYRHSDQHFGEMDGTVESVFLDQYGPAQDGNIFLIKSQVKARMRQLLGHHRDKLQPFKVLACEEEVNLPVDLPGLGPVPLTGKLDRIDLRGGQTVIVDYKTGQGKFPSSGFELDDRREWARRLRSVQLPFYLMLYLAKNPGIEVSGLNTELLLLAEPGFKSQPLFKERDDRLATFSAYREAITALIREIRDPVLPFGDTWKPRQECVWCPYKVLCGRQWIREGQR, from the coding sequence ATGAGCAGATCATTTTTGCTTCCCCAGGGGGCCGGAGTGGTGGATTTCGTCAGCAGCCTGATCAATGCCACCGGCCGGGGGTCGGAGCAGGCCCTGGTGGTATTCCCCAACCGCCGTCCGGTAATGGCCCTGGCCCGGCAGCTGGCAACCCAGCGGGGGCAGACCATCATGGCTCCGCGGGGTTCTTCCATCGACGACTGGATCAACGATGAGGCATTGAGGCTGGGTTTTGCCGGCCGCCGGATAGAGGCAGCCGACGGGGCCGCCCTGATTTACAGGATGCATCCCGAGTGCCGGCTGCCGGGCGGAAAGGACAGGCTTTCGATAGAGGATTTTCTGACCTGGGGTTTTACCTTGTTCGCCGATTTTGAGGAGCTTAAGATCGAGGAGATCGAGCCCAAGGACCTGGAATCGGTCCAGGCTCTGGCCTTGGAACCTATGCCGGAATCCTTCGGCCGCCAGCTCAACCACCTGGGGCAGTGGTACGGGGATTTTTACCGGGAGCTTTCAGAACAGGGGCTGGCCACCCGGGCCAGCACCTATAACTGGCTGGCCCGGAATATCCAGGGGACCGACCTGTCCGGCCATTCCATAGTGGTGCTGGCCGGGTTCTACGCCCTGTCCAAGACAGAGCAGAGGATATTCAAGGAACTGCTTAAACGGGAAAACACGGTTCTAGTGCTGCGGGAAGGGCCGGGGATGGAGCGGACACTGGGACAATTGGGGGTAAAGCCCGAGATCATCCCCGGCAGTCCCGGCCACCCGGTCATAAGTTACCTGGCGGCCGGAGACAGCCACGGCCAGGTGATGGCGGCCAACCAGGTGATCAACCCCGGAGACGATCTCTCCCGGACCGTTTTAGCCCTGCCCCGCGAGGACACTGTCTTTCCGGTCATCCAGCACCTGCTGCCCCGGCTGGACGGAGATTGGAACATCTCCATGGGCTATCCTCTTAAGCGTACGCCGCTCTACGGGCTGGTGCAGGTTTTGGCCCAGGCCCACGAGGGCCGGGACGGGGAGAACTACTTCCTGCCCCATTACCTGAGCCTGATGCTGCATCCTTACGTCAAGAACTTAAGTTTTGGCGAAGCCTCATATCCCACCCGGATCCTGCTGCACGGCTTGGAGGAGGAGCTCAACCGGAGTTCGCGGAGGCTGGTCTCCCCGGCCTGGATTGAAAGTGACCCCGGGCTGAAGAAAAAGCTGAGCCGGCGGCTGGCCGGCCTGCTGGAGCAGGGATACGAGCTTGACAAGCTTTACGCCCATTTGTCCTGGATCCACGGTCTGGTGCTGAAGCCGTTTGAGAAGATAACCTCGGTGGCCGATCTCGCCGCCAAGATGGAGGCCCTGGTCACCGGCGTGGCCGGGCGCAGTCCGGTCAACCAGCATCCCTATGCCGACCGTTTCTTTTATCAGATGACCGGGGTGCTGCAGGCCATGAAGGCTTCGCTTCTATCAGGGGAGTCATTCGGGAACATCCGGACCTACTTCGGACTGCTGGAGCACTTCGCGGCCCAGGTGAAGGTGCCATTCTCCGGGGACTCTTACCAGGGACTTCAGGTGCTGGGTTTTCTGGAGACCCGCAACCTGAATTTTTCCCGGGTGATAGTGCTGGACGCCAACGAGGGGGTGATCCCGGCGGGGGACGGCGTGGACACCATTTTGCCCCAGGCCTTAAGGCTGGAACTGAAGCTGCCCACCCGCAAGGACCGGGAGCTGATAGAACAGTATCATTTCATAAACCTGATCCGCGGGGCCAAGGAGGCCGTATTGTGCTACGGCCAGGGGGAGGGCGCCCAGCGCAGCCGGTTCATAGAACAACTGGTCTGGGAGCAGGAGCAAAAGGAGAGGAAACCTGGGCTGGTAGGAGATCAGCTGGTTCATTTCAGATCCAGCTTTTTCCAGCAACCGCCGCAGCCAATCATCAAGACGGCCGAGATGACGGAGATCGCCTCCCGGCTGGTATACAGCGCCACCATGCTGGACTGCTACCTTAACTGCGGCCTGCGGTTCTGCTACCGGTACCTGATGCGGATCAAGGAAAAGGAACAGGCGGCCCAGGACGTTGAGGCCAGCGAGGTGGGGACCCTGGTGCATCTGGTCCTGGACAGGTTCTTTAAGGGGAAGATGGGCCACGAATACCGGCATTCCGACCAGCATTTCGGAGAGATGGACGGCACGGTGGAATCAGTATTCTTGGACCAGTACGGCCCGGCCCAGGACGGGAACATCTTCCTGATCAAATCCCAGGTCAAAGCCAGGATGCGGCAGCTGCTGGGCCATCACCGGGACAAGCTCCAGCCTTTTAAGGTGCTGGCCTGCGAAGAGGAAGTGAATCTCCCAGTGGACCTTCCGGGTCTGGGCCCGGTGCCGCTGACCGGCAAGCTGGACCGGATAGACCTGAGGGGCGGCCAGACTGTGATCGTGGACTACAAGACCGGGCAGGGGAAATTCCCGTCCTCAGGATTTGAATTGGACGACCGACGGGAATGGGCCCGCCGGTTGCGTTCGGTGCAGCTGCCTTTCTACCTGATGTTGTATCTGGCCAAGAACCCTGGAATTGAGGTCTCCGGCCTTAACACCGAGCTTTTGCTGCTGGCCGAACCCGGTTTCAAATCCCAGCCGCTTTTTAAGGAACGGGATGACCGGTTGGCCACGTTCTCGGCCTACCGGGAGGCGATCACTGCCTTGATCAGGGAGATCCGGGACCCGGTCCTGCCGTTCGGGGATACCTGGAAGCCCCGGCAGGAGTGCGTCTGGTGTCCGTACAAGGTGTTGTGCGGAAGGCAGTGGATAAGGGAGGGGCAAAGATGA